The Pedobacter ginsengisoli region CGACCTGCACGAATGGTGTAACGATCTGGGCGCTGTCTCAGCCATGAGCTCGGTGAAATTGTGGTCCCGGTGAAGACGCCGGGTACCCGCAACGGGACGGAAAGACCCCATGCACCTTCACTACAATTTAACATTGACATTGGATACAGGATGTGTAGGATAGGTGGGAGACTATGAAGCGGCGTCGCCAGGCGTCGTGGAGTCAACGTTGAAATACCACCCTTTCTGTATTCGGTGTCTAACTCCGCCAAGCGGAGGACATTGTTTGATGGGTAGTTTGACTGGGGTGGTCGCCTCCAAAAAGGTAACGGAGGCTTTCAAAGGTAAGCTCAATACGCTTGGTAACCGTATGAGGAGTGCAATAGCATAAGCTTGCTTGACTGTGAGACAAACAAGTCGATCAGGGTCGAAAGACGGATATAGTGATCCGGTGGTTCTGCATGGAAGGGCCATCGCTCAAAGGATAAAAGGTACGCTGGGGATAACAGGCTGATCTCCCCCAAGAGCTCATATCGACGGGGAGGTTTGGCACCTCGATGTCGGCTCGTCACATCCTGGGGCTGGAGAAGGTCCCAAGGGTTCGGCTGTTCGCCGATTAAAGTGGCACGCGAGCTGGGTTCAGAACGTCGCGAGACAGTTCGGTCCCTATCTGTTGTGGGCGTTGGAATTTTGAGTGGGGCTGACCTTAGTACGAGAGGACCGGGTTGGACTAGCCTCTAGTGAATCTGTTGTTCCGCCAGGGGCATTGCAGAGTAGCTACGCTGGGAATAGATAAGCGCTGAAAGCATCTAAGTGCGAAACTAGCCACGAGATGAGAATTCCATATAGGACCGTAGCAGACTACTACGTTGATAGGTTACAGATGTAAAGATGGTGACATCAAAGTCGAGTAATACTAATAATCCGAAGCTTTCAAGAGCAGTAAACTGTTGTTTGTTCTTCAAAACTTAACTTCTTTCAATAATATGTCATTTGTTAGATCAGAGCTGGTAGTTACCACTTATGATGTGAACAATTAAAAATATTTAGGTGCCTATATCGGTGGTGTCCACCTCTTCCCATTCCGAACAGAGAAGTTAAGCCCACCAGAGCCGATGGTACTGCGGTAACACGTGGGAGAGTAGGTCGGTGCCAAATCTTAAAGCCAAAACCCTGTAATGATGAATTACAGGGTTTTTGGCGTTATAACCTTCCTATTTAACTATGCTTGATTATAAAGGTGTGAGGTATTGAGTGTAGGAATATCCTGAAGCTCCGTTATCAGTTTTGATTTCCCACCATTGATCATTTGCTTTACTGATTAGCGTAACTACTTCATGCCGTGCTGCTTTTCCTACAATATCAGCATCGGTACTTGGTCCACTACGAATATTTAAATTCGAGCTGTTGGTTGTTACCTTTAGTTTTGAACCTTCGGTAACGCCGGCTATGCTATTGATATTCATCACTACATCGCCGGATGAATAATTTGGATCAAGGCGCTCATAAGTATCCCACAGTTGTTGTTTTATTGAGCCGCTTGCATCACCATCAATATATAGCACACCATCCTGCTCGCGCACATTTAAATTATTTACTCCTTGTGTAGTAGCAGTGTCTATCAATTCTTTATATTTTTCCTGTAAGGCCATTTTATATCTCCTTTAACTATTTAATTGTTAGTTGTGAATTATCTATTTTTTTAGGTTTCAGTGCATTTAAAGCCATCATCAATTTTTGGAGATTTGCTTTTTCAATTTCACCTTTTAATGTGATCAGGCCATCATTTACCGTTGCAGTTACTGTAGGGAAGTCTTTTGTTGCATCTTTAACGGCATTTGTAAGGACATCTGTAGCAGCTACAGGCACACTCGGTGTATCGGGAACTACAATAAGATTATTCACAACAGATTTGACTCCTTCCACCTTTGCTACAGTTTTATCAATTTCTGCTTTGATTGTCTCATCAGGAACTTGTCCTGATACTGTAGCCACGCCTTTTTCAACGGTTACAGCCGCTTCGGATATGTGCGGGTTTGAGAGTAGTGCAGTTTCAACGGCTGCTTTTATCGCATCGTCTTTTGGCCCACTTTTACATCCTGAAAATGTAGTGGCCATGAACACCAGGGCAACCAGAAATGCGGTTGTTTTCATTGTAAGATTTTTCATACGGTTTTATATTTTGGTTTTAAGCTTGGTCGATATGCTTGAAAGGAAAACAATGATCAAAAGAAATTGTTTTAAGAGCCGAAATCAAATCAGGCAATGGGAAATACTGTATGCAGTTTTACCCTATCTTGATTAAGCAAAACAGTAACATTTATAGAGATTTATACTTAAAAAGATTTTGGAAGCCAATAGTGGCATTCATCTCAAATTAAATATGTTTCAGAGTTTATTTCTGCGAGGGGAAAGTAGGGGGGTTAGAATAGATCAATGGATTTTGTTCCTCATCTTTCAGCAGGTCGCCTACTTTCAATTTAGCTACCTGCTCATCAGACAGGATATTCTGTATCCCATTAAATACAGCGCCATCAGGCATAAAAGCACAGGTCATAGCCCTGCGGAAGCCTTTGGTCATGTTAGCTCCTGCCCCATGTATGGTTAAGCCATTGTGAAAAGAACAACTACCCGCTTTCATAGGGACAGCCTTGGAATCATAAGAAGAGAGTTGGGGGTAAAATTTAAATACCTCATCCATATTTTTTCCGATACCAGGATTTTCAAAAGAAGTAGTATGGTAAGAACCAGGAAGAAAATACAGACATCCATTCTCTAGTGTAGCATCATCAAGCGCAACCCAGATGGATAAAGCACGACGATCGGAAAAGGACCAAAAAGGAGTATCTAAGTGCCACGAAGTAGGGTTGGCCCATGGACGTTTTACTAAGGCCTGATCATGCCATATCCGTATTCCGTCACATCCAGATAAATCGGCAACCATTTTACCCAGGTTTTCGTTAAGTATTAACTGTTTTACTTTTTCATTGGTTTGCCATAGGTTGAGCATTTGATCAAATACCTTTCCAAAATAGTCGGCATTTTTATTAATACCATCTTCTTCACCGGTTTTAGTGTCTTTCCCCGGGAGTTTTCTGCCGTCGCGCTGAACGAGTGCCTCGGTAACCGCTTCGCGCCAGATTTCTAATTCATCCTTATCTAAAAAATCTTCAATAAGCAAAAAGCCATTCTTTCTGTAATCCTCAATTTGTTGCTGTGTGATTTGTGTCTTCATGTGTTTTTACAAAAGGTTATTAATACGAATTTACCGCGTTGGTTTGAAAAATATACTGCCATTAATTTGTTATTATTTGCACTTTCTGATATTATACAGCTCCCTTTATATTTTCTTAAATTCAATTTATAATCGTTAAATTCAATATACATTTGCAATCAGTTTCACCAAATCTATATTAGGATGAAAAAAATCACAATAATGGCCTTTTTAACCTGTATTGCACTTATTTCTTATAATGCGGCAGCTCAGGAGGTAAATAAAAATTACGATGAAAAATTAGCTAAGGAGCTTAAAGCTGATGATTACGGAATGAAGAAGTATATTCTGGTAATTCTAAAAACAGGCAGTGCTAAAGATTTACCTAAAGCTTCGTTAGATAGTATTTTTAAGGGACATATGAATAATATAGGCAGACTGGCTAAGGAGGGAAAGCTAATTGTTGCCGGACCGCTTGGTAAAAATGAGAATGCTTATCGCGGTATTTTTATTTTTGATGTAGAAAGCTCTGATGAAGCACAGAAGCTGGTAGAGACAGACCCTGTAATTATAAGTAAAGTAATGACAGCAGAGTATTACCCATGGTATGGTTCTGCAGCTTTAAAGGAGACTTTAAAA contains the following coding sequences:
- a CDS encoding SH3 domain-containing protein; this translates as MALQEKYKELIDTATTQGVNNLNVREQDGVLYIDGDASGSIKQQLWDTYERLDPNYSSGDVVMNINSIAGVTEGSKLKVTTNSSNLNIRSGPSTDADIVGKAARHEVVTLISKANDQWWEIKTDNGASGYSYTQYLTPL
- a CDS encoding phytanoyl-CoA dioxygenase family protein encodes the protein MKTQITQQQIEDYRKNGFLLIEDFLDKDELEIWREAVTEALVQRDGRKLPGKDTKTGEEDGINKNADYFGKVFDQMLNLWQTNEKVKQLILNENLGKMVADLSGCDGIRIWHDQALVKRPWANPTSWHLDTPFWSFSDRRALSIWVALDDATLENGCLYFLPGSYHTTSFENPGIGKNMDEVFKFYPQLSSYDSKAVPMKAGSCSFHNGLTIHGAGANMTKGFRRAMTCAFMPDGAVFNGIQNILSDEQVAKLKVGDLLKDEEQNPLIYSNPPTFPSQK
- a CDS encoding BON domain-containing protein, coding for MKNLTMKTTAFLVALVFMATTFSGCKSGPKDDAIKAAVETALLSNPHISEAAVTVEKGVATVSGQVPDETIKAEIDKTVAKVEGVKSVVNNLIVVPDTPSVPVAATDVLTNAVKDATKDFPTVTATVNDGLITLKGEIEKANLQKLMMALNALKPKKIDNSQLTIK
- a CDS encoding YciI family protein, whose amino-acid sequence is MKKITIMAFLTCIALISYNAAAQEVNKNYDEKLAKELKADDYGMKKYILVILKTGSAKDLPKASLDSIFKGHMNNIGRLAKEGKLIVAGPLGKNENAYRGIFIFDVESSDEAQKLVETDPVIISKVMTAEYYPWYGSAALKETLKIHSKIEKKSH